A window of the Nocardia sp. NBC_01329 genome harbors these coding sequences:
- a CDS encoding flavin-containing monooxygenase translates to MTRHVDVLIIGAGLSGIDVACHLEKEKTRRSYAVLERRTAVGGTWDLFRYPGIRSDSDMYSFGYGFRPWRGTRMLADGAGIRRYIGETADEYGVTPNIHFGRKVVSAHWSTPDNRWTVRVLDEATGAEETWTGTFLVGATGYYDYDNGHRPSFPGEDAFTGRIVHPQHWPEDLDYRDKKVVVIGSGATAITLVPSMVGEAAHVTMLQRSPTYIASIPGEDPVALGMTKVGSPAGLTYRVGRARNIAVQQASYQLSRRQPKLARQMFLKWVRMAVGAGVDMRHFTPEYAPWDQRLCVVPDGDLFKALRRGDASVVTDTIETFTETGIRVSSGEEIEADIVVTATGLTIQILGGVTLEVDGEPVVTRDRVMYKGSLLDGVPNALMVLGYTNASWTLKADLAAEYFSRVLNRMRDKGYTRFVVRAEASDRSEVSVMGGALSSGYIQRGDAVMPRQGTGGPWKVVNSYFRDRAYLRKSPIEDGVMTFTDNDGAETAISGHRSGGALGRLPLIGTRSA, encoded by the coding sequence ATGACGCGGCATGTCGACGTATTGATCATCGGAGCCGGTCTGTCCGGTATCGATGTGGCCTGCCACCTGGAGAAAGAGAAAACCCGCCGCAGTTACGCGGTGCTGGAGCGCCGCACCGCCGTCGGCGGGACCTGGGACCTGTTCCGCTACCCGGGCATCCGCTCCGACTCCGATATGTACTCCTTCGGCTACGGTTTCCGGCCGTGGCGCGGTACCCGCATGCTCGCCGACGGCGCCGGTATCCGCCGCTACATCGGCGAAACCGCCGACGAATACGGAGTGACACCGAATATCCATTTCGGTCGCAAGGTCGTCTCGGCACACTGGTCCACCCCGGACAACCGATGGACCGTGCGGGTACTCGACGAAGCGACCGGCGCCGAGGAAACCTGGACCGGCACCTTCCTGGTCGGCGCCACCGGCTACTACGACTACGACAACGGTCATCGTCCCTCGTTCCCCGGCGAGGACGCGTTCACCGGCCGGATCGTGCATCCACAGCACTGGCCCGAGGATCTGGACTACCGCGACAAGAAGGTGGTCGTGATCGGCAGCGGTGCCACCGCCATCACCCTGGTGCCGTCGATGGTCGGCGAGGCCGCGCACGTGACCATGTTGCAGCGTTCGCCCACCTATATCGCCTCCATCCCCGGCGAGGACCCCGTCGCGCTCGGGATGACGAAGGTCGGCTCGCCCGCCGGGCTCACCTACCGGGTCGGCCGGGCCCGCAATATCGCGGTCCAGCAGGCCAGCTACCAGCTGTCGCGCCGGCAACCGAAGCTGGCCCGGCAGATGTTCCTGAAATGGGTGCGGATGGCGGTGGGTGCAGGCGTGGACATGCGCCACTTCACCCCTGAATACGCACCGTGGGACCAGCGCCTGTGCGTGGTACCGGACGGCGATCTGTTCAAGGCGTTGCGGCGGGGTGACGCTTCGGTGGTCACCGATACCATCGAGACCTTCACCGAGACCGGAATCCGGGTTTCCTCAGGTGAGGAGATCGAGGCCGATATCGTCGTGACCGCCACCGGACTGACCATCCAGATCCTCGGCGGTGTCACCCTCGAAGTCGACGGTGAACCGGTCGTGACCCGGGACCGGGTCATGTACAAGGGTTCGCTGCTCGACGGGGTTCCCAACGCGCTGATGGTTCTCGGATACACCAATGCCTCCTGGACCCTCAAAGCCGATCTGGCTGCCGAGTACTTCAGCCGAGTGCTCAACCGGATGCGCGACAAGGGATACACGCGGTTCGTGGTCCGAGCCGAGGCTTCCGATCGTTCCGAAGTCTCGGTGATGGGCGGCGCGCTGAGTTCCGGCTATATCCAGCGCGGCGACGCGGTAATGCCGCGTCAGGGTACCGGGGGCCCGTGGAAGGTGGTCAACAGCTATTTCCGGGACCGCGCCTACCTGCGCAAGAGCCCGATCGAAGACGGCGTCATGACCTTCACCGACAACGACGGCGCCGAAACCGCCATCTCCGGGCACCGATCCGGTGGCGCCTTGGGCCGGTTACCGCTGATCGGCACCCGGTCCGCCTGA
- a CDS encoding FAD-dependent oxidoreductase, with the protein MTERLVIVGGDATGMSAAAQARRFRETSDLEIVVFERGHFTSYSACGIPYWVGGHVRARDDLIARTPEEHRARGIDVRLRNEVVELDVAGGRLRSRDSATGIETWTDYDHLVLGTGARPIRPPLPGIDAPGVHGVQTLDDGETLIAALSAGTGRRAVVVGAGYIGVEMAEALIRRGYQVTIVHSGREPMSTLDPDMGALVREALRGLDVTVIGDSAVTEIRTGDDGHARAVVAAGREYPADVVVLGIGVVPETTLAEAAGLPLGDHGGLLTDTALRVIGYENIWAGGDCVEVLDLVSGMRRHIALGTHANKHGQIIGANIGGGYATFPGVVGTAVSKVCDLEVARTGLREKDAHAAGLQYVTATIESTSRAGYLPDAPLMTVKMLAERFTGRLLGVQIVGREGAGKRVDIAAVALTARMTVAQMTTLDLGYAPPFSPVWDPVLVAARKAVRAVGERG; encoded by the coding sequence ATGACCGAGCGGTTGGTGATCGTCGGCGGTGATGCGACGGGAATGTCGGCTGCCGCCCAGGCGCGGCGTTTCCGGGAGACCTCGGATCTGGAGATCGTAGTGTTCGAACGTGGGCACTTCACCTCCTACTCGGCTTGCGGTATCCCGTACTGGGTGGGCGGCCATGTGCGCGCGCGTGACGACCTCATCGCCCGCACGCCCGAGGAGCACCGGGCCCGCGGTATCGATGTCCGGCTGCGCAATGAGGTCGTGGAACTCGATGTGGCCGGCGGGCGGTTGCGGAGCCGCGACTCGGCCACCGGCATCGAGACCTGGACCGATTACGACCACCTCGTCCTGGGGACAGGCGCGCGGCCGATCCGCCCCCCGCTGCCCGGGATCGACGCACCCGGAGTCCACGGGGTGCAGACGCTCGACGACGGCGAGACGCTGATCGCGGCGCTATCGGCCGGTACCGGCCGCCGGGCCGTCGTGGTGGGGGCCGGTTATATCGGCGTCGAGATGGCCGAGGCGCTGATCCGGCGCGGATACCAGGTCACCATCGTGCACAGCGGCCGTGAGCCGATGTCGACGCTGGACCCGGATATGGGCGCGCTGGTGCGCGAGGCGCTGCGCGGTCTGGACGTGACGGTGATCGGCGACAGTGCGGTCACCGAGATCCGTACCGGGGATGACGGCCACGCCCGGGCGGTGGTCGCTGCCGGACGCGAATATCCGGCGGATGTGGTTGTTCTCGGGATCGGCGTGGTTCCCGAGACGACGCTCGCCGAGGCGGCCGGATTGCCGCTCGGTGACCACGGCGGCTTGCTGACGGATACGGCCCTGCGAGTGATCGGGTACGAGAACATCTGGGCGGGCGGGGACTGCGTGGAAGTGCTGGATCTGGTGTCCGGGATGCGCAGGCATATCGCACTCGGGACCCACGCGAACAAGCACGGTCAGATCATCGGCGCCAATATCGGTGGCGGTTATGCGACCTTCCCCGGCGTGGTCGGCACCGCGGTCAGCAAGGTATGCGATCTCGAGGTGGCGCGAACGGGCCTGCGGGAGAAGGACGCGCATGCTGCGGGCCTGCAATACGTTACGGCCACGATCGAATCCACCAGCCGTGCCGGATATCTCCCTGATGCCCCGCTGATGACGGTCAAGATGTTGGCCGAACGGTTCACCGGCAGACTGCTCGGGGTGCAGATAGTGGGTCGCGAAGGCGCGGGTAAGCGGGTCGACATCGCCGCGGTGGCATTGACCGCGAGAATGACGGTGGCGCAGATGACCACACTGGATCTGGGGTACGCGCCACCTTTCTCGCCGGTATGGGATCCGGTGCTGGTAGCGGCGCGCAAAGCGGTGCGTGCGGTGGGGGAACGCGGGTGA
- a CDS encoding PP2C family protein-serine/threonine phosphatase, with the protein MNPDANAGGADPAEFLDAVTEPVPRVRETMDTRRRAAAAEATVPRQSLVSGIHRVALPDDEFAEVVCVNCGTQSRGPRCPACEHPHRVQDRFEADLGVVGLVTDRGILHARNEDAVAAAVVPDDKGQPEIIVLVVCDGVSSSPDPQAASGTAARTGADACLAALAGDRTAEEASAAGMAAASEAVRNLVGPDGDAPSCTYVSAIVRTEPGGRISVTVSNIGDSRAYWLAAGEPAAEQPARPGHPAPLVGSQKLTVDDSWAQTLVEAGAMDERAAMADPRAHTLMRWLGADAGQQPWSADSIRTYFADGSGVLLLCTDGLWNYLPGPAELAERALGVSIAEGARVLVDYAVVCGGSDNITVALMPIPFAG; encoded by the coding sequence ATGAACCCTGACGCGAACGCCGGAGGCGCCGACCCGGCGGAATTTCTCGATGCGGTGACCGAACCGGTCCCGCGGGTACGGGAAACGATGGATACCCGCCGCCGCGCCGCGGCCGCCGAGGCCACGGTGCCGCGGCAATCGCTGGTCTCCGGTATTCATCGGGTCGCACTGCCCGACGACGAATTCGCCGAGGTGGTCTGTGTGAACTGCGGGACGCAGAGCCGGGGTCCACGCTGTCCCGCCTGCGAGCATCCGCATCGTGTCCAGGATCGGTTCGAGGCCGATCTGGGTGTGGTGGGCCTGGTCACCGATCGTGGAATCCTGCACGCGCGCAACGAGGACGCCGTGGCAGCCGCGGTCGTACCCGATGACAAGGGGCAGCCGGAGATCATCGTGCTGGTGGTCTGCGACGGAGTCTCGTCGTCGCCGGATCCGCAGGCCGCCTCGGGCACCGCCGCGCGGACCGGGGCGGATGCCTGTCTGGCGGCGCTCGCGGGCGATCGGACCGCCGAGGAGGCCAGTGCCGCGGGGATGGCGGCGGCGTCGGAGGCGGTCCGTAATCTCGTCGGCCCGGACGGGGACGCGCCGTCGTGCACCTATGTCTCGGCGATCGTGCGCACCGAACCCGGAGGCCGGATCTCGGTGACTGTGTCGAACATCGGCGACAGTCGCGCCTACTGGCTGGCGGCCGGTGAGCCGGCCGCCGAGCAACCGGCCCGGCCCGGCCATCCGGCGCCGCTCGTGGGTTCGCAGAAACTCACCGTCGACGACTCCTGGGCGCAGACGCTGGTCGAGGCCGGCGCCATGGACGAGCGGGCCGCCATGGCCGATCCTCGGGCACATACGTTGATGCGCTGGCTGGGGGCCGATGCCGGTCAGCAGCCCTGGTCCGCGGACAGTATCCGCACCTATTTCGCGGATGGTTCCGGTGTGCTGCTGCTGTGCACCGACGGGCTGTGGAACTATCTCCCCGGCCCGGCCGAGCTGGCCGAGCGTGCGCTCGGTGTGTCGATCGCGGAGGGCGCGCGGGTACTCGTCGACTACGCCGTCGTCTGTGGTGGTAGCGATAACATCACGGTCGCGCTGATGCCGATCCCCTTCGCCGGGTGA
- a CDS encoding response regulator transcription factor has translation MSANLMIVEDDDRVRGALRLAMEDEGYDVAEAEEAEAALIHLRTFGVPDVMIVDLMLGGMDGFTCIREIRRDHDVPIIVVSARDDTHDVVAALEAGADDFVTKPFEIKEITARMRALRRRARLSVERDMPIEVVLDADPVLPLILSPDGGSVRRGGEAINLTITEFRLLCELAEAPGRVLSRDALLERVWDRGFFGDERIVDVHMRRLRTKIERDPSDPQIVVTVRGLGYRLDVQR, from the coding sequence TTGAGCGCGAACCTGATGATCGTGGAAGACGACGACCGGGTCAGAGGCGCCCTGCGTCTGGCCATGGAGGACGAGGGCTACGACGTCGCGGAGGCTGAGGAAGCCGAGGCCGCGCTCATTCACCTGCGCACTTTCGGTGTGCCCGATGTGATGATCGTCGATCTGATGCTCGGCGGGATGGACGGGTTCACCTGCATTCGCGAGATCCGCCGTGACCACGACGTCCCGATCATCGTGGTGAGCGCCCGCGACGACACCCACGATGTGGTGGCCGCCCTGGAGGCCGGCGCGGACGATTTCGTCACCAAGCCCTTCGAGATCAAGGAGATCACTGCTCGGATGCGGGCGCTGCGCCGACGAGCGCGGCTGTCGGTAGAGCGGGATATGCCGATCGAAGTGGTCCTCGACGCCGACCCCGTCCTTCCGTTGATCCTGTCCCCGGACGGGGGCTCGGTGCGCCGCGGCGGCGAGGCGATCAACCTGACCATCACCGAGTTCCGGTTGCTGTGCGAACTCGCCGAGGCGCCGGGCCGCGTCCTGAGCCGTGATGCCCTGCTCGAGCGCGTCTGGGATCGTGGATTCTTCGGCGACGAGCGAATCGTCGACGTCCATATGCGCCGGTTGCGCACCAAAATCGAGCGGGATCCGTCCGACCCGCAGATCGTGGTCACCGTTCGTGGCCTCGGTTACCGGCTGGACGTGCAGCGCTAA
- a CDS encoding HAMP domain-containing sensor histidine kinase, with amino-acid sequence MGSATSATRIGLDAGGWGLRSRVTTAFAASSGLMALALVLGVFAVISDESRTFSDRIQHRPVLLLGCAMVAALVGAAVGVWVSRRMLKPLHDVAAAAALIASGELDTRLPHSNDQDLASTVDSFNRMVESLQRRIDREHRLFGDVSHELRTPLTTLTTAVDVLNRYREEMPPRSRRALELVSAEVDHLRRLLDDLLALARVEAGMHHGPADPVSVGELVAHTLHDSHRPARLLDVRDDVTVRGRKLELERAVVNLLKNADRHGGGAVAVTVRRDGGDAVVEVDDAGPGVAPVDRERIFERFATSRTGRRSATGGTGIGLALVAETVAIHHGRVECDERPGGGARFIIRLPVIQ; translated from the coding sequence ATGGGCAGCGCGACGAGCGCGACTCGTATCGGCCTCGATGCGGGTGGCTGGGGCCTGCGCAGCCGGGTGACGACCGCATTCGCGGCGTCCTCCGGTCTGATGGCGCTGGCTCTGGTCCTGGGGGTGTTCGCCGTCATCAGTGACGAGAGCCGGACCTTCAGCGATCGGATCCAGCACCGCCCTGTACTGCTGCTGGGATGCGCCATGGTCGCCGCGCTGGTCGGTGCCGCAGTCGGCGTCTGGGTGAGCCGTCGGATGCTCAAACCGCTGCACGACGTCGCCGCTGCTGCTGCGCTGATCGCCTCCGGTGAGCTGGACACCCGCTTGCCGCACAGCAACGACCAGGATCTCGCGAGCACGGTCGATTCGTTCAACCGGATGGTCGAATCGTTGCAGCGGCGGATCGACCGGGAGCACCGGCTCTTCGGTGATGTCAGTCACGAACTGCGTACCCCGCTGACGACGCTGACCACCGCGGTGGATGTACTGAACCGGTACCGCGAGGAAATGCCGCCACGTTCGCGGCGGGCGCTGGAGTTGGTGAGCGCCGAGGTCGACCACCTCCGTCGGCTGCTCGACGATCTGCTGGCGCTGGCCCGGGTCGAAGCCGGGATGCACCACGGGCCCGCGGACCCGGTGTCGGTGGGCGAACTGGTCGCGCACACGCTGCACGACAGCCACCGTCCGGCGCGATTACTCGACGTCCGGGACGATGTCACCGTCCGCGGTCGTAAGCTCGAACTCGAGCGTGCGGTGGTGAACCTGCTGAAGAATGCCGACCGCCACGGCGGGGGCGCGGTCGCGGTCACAGTGCGCCGCGACGGCGGTGACGCCGTCGTGGAGGTGGACGATGCGGGGCCCGGAGTCGCGCCGGTGGACCGCGAGCGCATTTTCGAGCGTTTCGCGACCTCGCGTACCGGCCGCCGTTCCGCTACCGGTGGAACGGGTATCGGCCTGGCATTGGTCGCCGAGACCGTAGCCATCCACCACGGCCGGGTGGAATGTGACGAGCGTCCCGGTGGGGGAGCACGTTTCATCATCCGACTTCCGGTTATTCAATAG
- the ectA gene encoding diaminobutyrate acetyltransferase, which produces MSLQTESTQTAGAAGTGSTASAATDAEPASTSVVLRAPRITDASRLWQIADESQVLDVNSSYAYLLWCRDFAATSVVVESEGRVVGFVTGYSRPEAPDTLFVWQVAVDADQRGRGLGVAMLDWLVSTVTAPGHPTGGAVEALETTVSPDNPASIAMFASLARRRGAEMVRSELFEPDVFPDSHAAEDLYHISPIARKSERDHS; this is translated from the coding sequence ATGTCTTTACAAACTGAGTCCACGCAGACCGCCGGCGCCGCCGGCACCGGCTCGACCGCTTCTGCCGCGACCGATGCGGAGCCCGCCAGTACCAGCGTGGTCCTGCGCGCACCGCGGATCACCGATGCCTCGCGACTGTGGCAGATCGCCGACGAGTCGCAGGTTCTGGACGTCAATTCGAGCTATGCCTACCTGCTGTGGTGTCGCGATTTCGCCGCCACGTCGGTGGTCGTCGAGAGCGAAGGCCGAGTCGTCGGCTTCGTGACCGGCTATTCGAGACCCGAAGCACCCGACACCCTGTTCGTCTGGCAGGTTGCCGTGGACGCCGACCAGCGTGGTCGCGGCCTGGGGGTCGCCATGCTGGACTGGCTGGTTTCCACCGTCACCGCGCCCGGTCATCCGACCGGCGGCGCCGTCGAGGCGCTGGAGACCACCGTTTCCCCCGATAATCCTGCCTCGATCGCCATGTTCGCCTCGCTGGCTCGCCGCCGCGGTGCCGAGATGGTGCGCAGCGAACTGTTCGAACCGGATGTTTTCCCGGACAGTCACGCAGCCGAGGATCTATACCACATTTCCCCGATCGCCCGTAAATCCGAAAGGGATCACTCATGA
- the ectB gene encoding diaminobutyrate--2-oxoglutarate transaminase — MIAAETTIFDEIESNVRGYCRSWPTIFTTAQGAWLRDEAGKDFLDFFAGAGALNYGHNNPILKSALIDYIAGDGITHGLDMSTVAKRKLLETVRDTLLAPRGLNYKVQFPGPTGANAVEAALKLARKVTGRQTILSFTNAFHGMTLGALSVTGNAMKRAGAGVPLNHATPMPYDGYFDGTTTDFLWMERVLDDSSSGLDRPAAVIVETVQGEGGVNLARDEWLRHLASLCSARGILLIVDDVQMGCGRTGPFFSFESAGITPDIVTLSKSIGGYGLPMALVLLKPEHDVWSPGEHNGTFRGNNPSFVTAQVALEHYWSDDVLEKSTLAKGKRVAAALEEIAAAVPGVSTRGRGLVHGLVFEDASQAGKVCQVAFDRGLLTETSGASDEVVKLLPPLTIADDELDQGLLILSDAVETVSS; from the coding sequence ATGATTGCCGCTGAAACTACGATCTTCGACGAAATCGAATCGAATGTCCGCGGCTACTGCCGTTCCTGGCCGACAATCTTCACCACCGCGCAGGGCGCCTGGTTACGCGACGAGGCCGGTAAGGATTTTCTCGATTTCTTCGCCGGGGCGGGTGCGCTGAACTACGGCCACAACAACCCGATCCTGAAATCCGCGCTGATCGACTACATCGCGGGCGACGGCATCACGCACGGCCTGGATATGTCCACGGTCGCCAAGCGCAAATTACTGGAAACCGTCCGCGACACCCTGCTGGCTCCGCGCGGCTTGAACTACAAGGTCCAGTTCCCCGGCCCGACCGGCGCGAACGCAGTCGAGGCGGCTCTCAAACTGGCTCGCAAGGTGACCGGTCGCCAGACCATCCTGAGCTTCACCAATGCATTCCACGGGATGACCCTGGGCGCGCTATCGGTCACCGGTAACGCCATGAAGCGCGCGGGCGCCGGTGTACCGCTCAACCACGCCACCCCGATGCCCTACGACGGGTACTTCGACGGCACCACCACCGACTTCCTGTGGATGGAGCGGGTGCTCGACGATTCGTCATCCGGCCTGGACCGTCCGGCCGCCGTCATCGTGGAAACCGTGCAGGGTGAGGGCGGGGTGAACCTGGCCCGCGACGAGTGGCTGCGGCATCTGGCCTCGCTGTGCTCGGCCCGCGGCATTCTGCTCATCGTCGACGATGTCCAGATGGGCTGCGGCCGGACCGGCCCGTTCTTCTCCTTCGAATCGGCCGGTATCACGCCCGATATCGTGACTCTGTCCAAGTCGATCGGGGGCTACGGCCTGCCGATGGCGCTGGTGCTGCTCAAGCCCGAGCACGACGTGTGGTCACCCGGTGAGCACAACGGAACCTTCCGCGGTAACAATCCGTCTTTTGTGACCGCGCAGGTGGCGCTCGAGCACTATTGGTCCGATGATGTATTGGAGAAGTCCACCCTCGCCAAGGGCAAGCGGGTGGCCGCGGCGCTCGAGGAGATCGCCGCGGCCGTGCCGGGGGTGTCCACTCGGGGCCGCGGCCTCGTGCACGGGCTGGTCTTCGAGGACGCCTCGCAGGCCGGGAAGGTGTGCCAGGTCGCGTTCGACCGCGGACTGTTGACCGAGACCTCGGGCGCGTCCGACGAAGTCGTCAAACTGCTGCCGCCGCTGACCATCGCCGATGACGAACTCGATCAGGGTCTGCTCATTCTGAGCGACGCCGTCGAAACCGTCAGCAGCTGA
- a CDS encoding ectoine synthase: protein MIVRTTEEITGTDRDVGAESWRSKRIVLGGDGVGFSFHETTIQPDTTHVFHYQNHVEAVWLVEGEGTLTDLTNNRTYELAPGTMYLLNGHEKHEVRTRTRMRMLCVFNPPVTGQEVHDENGVYPLIAVPAD from the coding sequence ATGATCGTGCGCACCACCGAAGAAATCACCGGCACCGACCGCGATGTGGGTGCCGAGAGCTGGCGCAGCAAGAGGATCGTGCTGGGCGGCGACGGGGTCGGGTTCTCGTTCCACGAGACCACCATCCAGCCCGATACCACCCACGTCTTCCACTATCAGAACCATGTGGAAGCGGTCTGGCTGGTCGAGGGCGAAGGCACTCTCACCGACCTGACCAACAACCGCACCTACGAGCTCGCCCCGGGCACCATGTATTTGCTGAACGGGCACGAGAAGCACGAGGTGCGGACGCGGACACGGATGCGGATGCTGTGCGTGTTCAATCCTCCTGTCACCGGGCAGGAGGTGCACGACGAGAACGGCGTTTATCCGTTGATCGCCGTTCCGGCCGACTGA
- the thpD gene encoding ectoine hydroxylase has product MVDNRIDRYPTRTAVRLPLQERHDATVWGRIGNAELAAFDTDGFAIMDRLLASEEVAEYVTEIDRLASDPDLRGDDRLIVEKSSQQVRSVFEVHKLSPAVAELVRESRVVDLARQVLGSDVYIHQSRVNYLPGFGTGFYWHSDFETWHAEDGMPSPRAVSLSIALTDNYPYNGSLMVMPGSHWTYVPCQGATPAENYRESLREQETGVPSQADITDLAHKYGITQFTGAAGSALLFDSNIMHASGNNITPFPRSNIFLVFNSVENALEEPFAAPARRPAYIADREFRPV; this is encoded by the coding sequence TTGGTAGACAATCGGATCGATCGCTATCCGACCAGAACCGCCGTGCGTCTGCCGCTGCAGGAACGGCACGACGCGACGGTGTGGGGCCGGATCGGCAACGCGGAGCTGGCTGCGTTCGATACCGACGGTTTCGCAATAATGGATCGCTTGCTGGCGTCGGAGGAAGTGGCCGAGTACGTCACCGAGATCGACCGGCTGGCAAGCGATCCGGATTTGCGTGGTGACGACCGGCTCATCGTGGAGAAATCGTCGCAGCAGGTGCGCTCGGTTTTCGAGGTGCACAAACTGAGTCCGGCGGTGGCGGAGCTGGTGCGGGAATCCCGGGTGGTGGACCTGGCCCGGCAGGTATTGGGTTCGGATGTGTACATCCATCAGAGCCGGGTCAACTATCTGCCCGGATTCGGCACCGGTTTCTACTGGCATTCCGATTTCGAGACCTGGCACGCCGAAGACGGTATGCCATCGCCTCGGGCGGTGAGCCTGTCCATCGCATTGACCGACAACTACCCGTACAACGGCAGTCTCATGGTGATGCCGGGGTCGCACTGGACATACGTGCCCTGCCAGGGCGCGACGCCGGCGGAGAACTACCGGGAGTCGCTGCGTGAGCAGGAGACCGGAGTGCCGAGCCAGGCCGATATCACCGACCTGGCCCATAAGTACGGGATAACCCAGTTCACCGGTGCGGCCGGTTCGGCGCTGCTGTTCGACTCGAACATCATGCACGCGTCGGGCAACAACATCACGCCGTTCCCACGGTCGAATATCTTCCTGGTGTTCAACAGTGTGGAGAACGCCTTGGAGGAGCCTTTCGCCGCGCCGGCCCGGCGGCCGGCCTATATCGCCGATCGCGAATTCAGGCCGGTGTAG
- the erm gene encoding 23S ribosomal RNA methyltransferase Erm yields MSRTAPGPRTRVSATRKRLSQNFLTDPRIAHRIVRAAGIGPDDLVLEVGPGDGMLTRHLLPIAARVVAYEKDPYYARRLAVRYSGDHRIQVRNRDFRTVAAPHEPFAVVANIPFAVSTDILRWCLAAPRLTSATLLTQYEFARKHSGDYTRWTKLTVTHWPESVLTLGARIDRREFFPVPRVDGAVLHIARRPTPLVPVAARARYRRMVELGFSGVGGSLAASLRRVHSARDVDSACATAGIAKDVPVGLVPPDAWLALYRRLHEAQPAE; encoded by the coding sequence ATGTCCCGCACTGCCCCGGGTCCGCGGACCCGCGTATCCGCGACCCGCAAGCGGTTGTCCCAGAACTTCCTCACCGATCCCCGGATCGCCCACCGGATCGTGCGCGCAGCCGGTATCGGCCCCGACGACCTCGTGCTCGAGGTCGGTCCCGGCGACGGTATGCTCACTCGCCACCTGCTGCCCATCGCCGCTCGGGTCGTCGCCTACGAGAAAGATCCGTACTATGCCCGAAGGCTCGCCGTCCGATACTCCGGCGACCATCGGATCCAGGTACGCAACCGGGATTTCCGCACCGTCGCCGCTCCGCACGAACCGTTCGCCGTCGTCGCCAATATCCCGTTCGCGGTCAGTACCGATATCCTGCGCTGGTGCTTGGCCGCACCGCGGCTGACCTCGGCTACCCTGCTCACCCAGTACGAATTCGCGCGCAAACACAGCGGCGACTACACGCGGTGGACCAAACTGACGGTCACCCACTGGCCGGAATCGGTACTCACACTGGGTGCGCGGATCGACCGGCGGGAGTTCTTTCCGGTGCCGCGAGTGGACGGCGCGGTGCTGCATATCGCGCGTCGCCCCACTCCCCTGGTCCCCGTCGCCGCCCGCGCCCGGTACCGGCGAATGGTCGAACTGGGGTTCTCCGGAGTCGGCGGATCTCTCGCCGCCTCGCTGCGCCGTGTTCACTCCGCCCGCGATGTGGACTCGGCCTGCGCCACCGCTGGGATAGCGAAGGATGTTCCCGTGGGGCTGGTCCCGCCCGACGCGTGGTTGGCGCTCTATCGGCGACTGCACGAGGCGCAACCGGCGGAGTAG